One Bradyrhizobium sp. ISRA464 genomic window carries:
- a CDS encoding protein adenylyltransferase SelO, whose product MTVHFPFQNTYSALPANFFARVAPTPVAAPRLIKLNRPLAVQLGLDPDLLSTPEGAEILAGKRLPDGADPIAMAYAGHQFGQFVPQLGDGRAILLGEVIDRDGVRRDIQLKGSGPTPFSRRGDGRAALGPVLREYIVSEAMFALGIPTTRSLAAVVTGEPVMRETALPGAVLTRIAASHIRVGTFQFFAARGDTDGVRALADHVIARHYPELKSAERPYHDLLAGVMARQADLVARWLLIGFIHGVMNTDNTSISGETIDYGPCAFLDAYNPAQVFSSIDEMGRYAYANQPRIGLWNLTRLAECLLPLFSDDTDKAIEQAQAILGEFPEKFTAAYNSGLRRKVGLFTARDGDEALIQDLLDAMAKNEADFTLTFRQLGEAAADDVRAQFTDPAAFDEWAGRWRARLALEPQTAAERKAAMHAVNPAFIPRNHRIEAAIAAAVNEDDYAPFEELLTVLAKPYQDQPQYAAYADPPLPEQRVTQTFCGT is encoded by the coding sequence ATGACCGTCCATTTCCCGTTCCAGAACACCTATTCGGCGCTCCCGGCGAACTTCTTCGCCCGGGTCGCGCCGACCCCGGTCGCCGCCCCCCGCCTGATCAAGCTGAACCGGCCGCTCGCCGTCCAGCTCGGGCTGGATCCGGACCTGCTATCGACGCCCGAGGGCGCCGAAATCCTCGCAGGCAAGCGCCTGCCCGACGGGGCGGATCCGATCGCGATGGCCTATGCCGGCCACCAGTTCGGGCAGTTCGTGCCCCAGCTCGGCGACGGCCGCGCCATCCTGCTCGGCGAGGTCATCGACAGGGACGGCGTCCGCCGCGACATCCAGCTCAAGGGATCTGGCCCGACTCCGTTCTCCCGCCGCGGCGACGGCCGCGCCGCGCTCGGTCCGGTGCTGCGCGAATACATCGTCAGCGAGGCGATGTTCGCTTTGGGCATCCCGACCACCCGCTCGCTCGCCGCCGTCGTCACCGGCGAGCCTGTCATGCGCGAGACCGCGCTACCGGGCGCGGTGCTGACCCGCATCGCGGCGAGCCATATCCGCGTCGGCACCTTCCAGTTCTTCGCCGCCCGCGGCGATACCGACGGCGTGCGCGCGCTCGCCGACCACGTCATCGCCAGGCACTATCCGGAGCTGAAGAGCGCCGAGCGCCCCTATCACGACCTGCTCGCCGGCGTCATGGCGCGGCAGGCCGACCTCGTCGCGCGCTGGCTTCTGATCGGCTTCATCCACGGCGTGATGAACACCGACAACACCTCGATCTCGGGCGAGACCATCGACTATGGCCCCTGCGCCTTCCTCGATGCCTACAACCCGGCGCAGGTGTTTTCCTCGATCGACGAGATGGGCCGCTACGCCTATGCCAACCAGCCGCGGATCGGCTTGTGGAATCTGACCCGGCTCGCCGAATGCCTGCTGCCGCTATTCTCCGACGACACGGACAAGGCAATCGAACAGGCGCAGGCGATCCTCGGCGAATTCCCGGAGAAGTTCACCGCGGCCTATAATTCCGGCCTGCGCCGGAAGGTCGGCCTCTTCACCGCGCGCGACGGCGACGAGGCGCTGATCCAGGACCTGCTCGACGCCATGGCGAAGAACGAGGCCGACTTCACGCTGACCTTCCGCCAGCTCGGCGAAGCCGCGGCCGACGACGTCCGCGCGCAGTTCACCGATCCTGCCGCCTTCGACGAATGGGCCGGGCGCTGGCGCGCGCGCCTGGCGCTGGAGCCGCAGACCGCAGCCGAGCGCAAGGCCGCGATGCACGCGGTCAATCCCGCCTTCATCCCGCGCAACCATCGCATCGAGGCAGCGATCGCGGCCGCGGTCAACGAGGATGATTACGCGCCGTTCGAGGAATTGCTGACGGTACTGGCGAAGCCGTATCAGGATCAGCCGCAGTATGCGGCCTATGCCGACCCACCGCTGCCCGAGCAGCGCGTGACGCAGACGTTCTGCGGGACGTGA
- a CDS encoding DUF892 family protein, which produces MKITTFKDMYIAELQELVSVESQLAAALPRMAEVASHPSLKDAFGSHHRETIVQGERLKSLLRTHGADPDLHTDQAMQALIGETAKMVSILPDDNLRDAALIASAQRLEHYEIAAYGSAAALAGQLDLRDDQRLLHDSLEEERHADALLTTLAKGEINQDALAA; this is translated from the coding sequence ATGAAGATCACGACCTTCAAGGACATGTACATCGCCGAACTGCAGGAACTGGTCAGCGTCGAGAGCCAGCTCGCCGCAGCCTTGCCGCGTATGGCGGAGGTTGCGTCGCATCCGTCGCTGAAGGATGCGTTTGGCAGCCATCACCGCGAAACCATCGTACAGGGCGAGCGGCTGAAATCGCTTCTGAGGACGCATGGCGCCGATCCTGACCTGCACACCGACCAGGCCATGCAGGCCCTGATCGGTGAGACCGCCAAGATGGTCTCGATATTGCCCGACGACAATCTGCGCGATGCCGCGCTGATCGCGTCGGCGCAGAGGCTCGAGCATTACGAGATCGCGGCCTATGGCAGCGCGGCTGCGCTCGCGGGCCAGCTTGACCTGCGGGACGACCAGCGCTTGCTGCACGACAGCCTTGAGGAAGAACGCCACGCCGACGCACTGCTGACGACGCTGGCCAAGGGCGAGATCAACCAGGACGCCCTGGCGGCATGA
- a CDS encoding LysR substrate-binding domain-containing protein gives MRYFVALAETLHFGRAAERLHISQPPLSRQIAALEKELGVRLFERQSRRATLTHAGRRFLEDSRAVLMSFDQACRNARLAAGGELGELSIGFMMHAAYTSLPNLARRYMADYPEVHVELREVVPGALADAVLTGRFDAAIMFNPGPIKGLETHIIHRERLCLALHPDHPLAARDLVRAQQLKGEPLIATPTAAAPMLREAIVRYCRSGGFEPNVRLEVELQQTIVNLVAENLGIALVPESMGKLGIANLVQRDLDNAPAIEHVIAWRPGNLNPALRPFLAAARAAPE, from the coding sequence ATGCGCTACTTCGTGGCGCTCGCTGAAACCCTGCACTTCGGCCGGGCGGCGGAGCGGCTGCACATCAGCCAGCCGCCCCTGAGCCGCCAGATCGCCGCGCTGGAGAAGGAGCTCGGCGTTCGCCTGTTCGAGCGCCAGTCGCGGCGCGCGACGCTGACCCATGCCGGCCGTCGCTTCCTCGAAGACTCCCGCGCGGTGCTGATGAGCTTCGATCAGGCCTGCCGCAACGCGCGCCTCGCCGCAGGCGGCGAACTGGGCGAGCTTTCGATCGGGTTCATGATGCACGCCGCCTATACGAGCCTGCCGAACCTGGCGCGGCGCTACATGGCCGATTACCCCGAGGTGCACGTCGAATTGCGCGAGGTGGTGCCCGGCGCACTCGCCGACGCGGTGCTGACCGGGCGGTTCGACGCCGCCATCATGTTCAATCCCGGTCCCATCAAGGGCCTCGAGACGCATATCATCCATCGCGAGCGATTGTGCCTGGCGCTGCATCCGGATCATCCGCTCGCCGCTCGTGATCTGGTTCGCGCCCAACAGCTCAAGGGCGAGCCGTTGATTGCGACCCCGACCGCGGCGGCCCCGATGCTGCGCGAGGCGATCGTCCGCTACTGCCGTTCCGGCGGGTTCGAACCGAATGTCCGGCTCGAGGTAGAGCTGCAGCAGACCATCGTGAACCTGGTGGCCGAGAATCTCGGCATCGCGCTGGTGCCGGAATCGATGGGAAAGCTTGGCATCGCTAATTTGGTCCAGCGCGATCTGGACAACGCGCCCGCGATCGAGCACGTGATCGCCTGGCGGCCGGGCAATCTCAACCCGGCGCTTCGGCCATTCCTCGCGGCAGCGCGTGCCGCTCCGGAATAG
- a CDS encoding AEC family transporter, with translation MFSTLTAILPIFSLIFAGWVARRTGVVGLHASGELNRFVVYLALPTLLFDVIAHAQWADVWQPSFIAAFGIGAALVFCLTIAVRWRGRRQLVDAAIDGLNAGYANTGFVGFPLAVAALGREALAPTLIATIITVCMLFASAIVLIETGLQTEKRRRHVIIKVGRSLLLNPLLVAPALGAIIPLAGLNVPGPAENFLKLLGGAASPCALVALGLFLAAKRDATEQDIGSAALLVGFKLVLQPAVTWVMATLVFGLSPLLTHTAVLLAALPTGTGPFMLAEFYRREASMTSNVILASTIVSVVTLSLYLAVAR, from the coding sequence GTGTTCTCCACCCTCACCGCCATCCTCCCCATTTTCTCGCTGATTTTCGCCGGATGGGTCGCCCGCCGCACCGGCGTGGTCGGGCTCCACGCGTCGGGGGAATTGAACCGGTTCGTGGTCTACCTCGCCCTGCCCACGTTGCTCTTCGACGTCATCGCCCATGCCCAATGGGCCGACGTCTGGCAGCCGAGCTTCATCGCAGCCTTCGGCATCGGGGCGGCGCTGGTGTTCTGCCTGACGATTGCCGTGCGCTGGCGCGGCCGCCGGCAACTGGTCGATGCCGCCATCGACGGCCTCAACGCGGGCTACGCGAACACCGGGTTTGTCGGCTTTCCCCTGGCCGTGGCGGCGCTTGGCCGCGAGGCGCTGGCTCCAACCCTGATCGCCACGATCATCACGGTCTGCATGCTGTTTGCGAGCGCGATTGTGCTGATCGAAACCGGCCTGCAAACCGAGAAGCGCCGCAGGCACGTCATCATCAAGGTGGGCCGTTCGCTGCTGCTCAATCCGCTGCTGGTGGCGCCCGCGCTGGGTGCGATCATTCCGCTCGCCGGCCTGAACGTCCCCGGCCCCGCGGAGAATTTCCTGAAGCTGCTCGGCGGCGCGGCCTCGCCCTGCGCGCTCGTCGCGCTCGGACTGTTTCTCGCAGCGAAGCGCGACGCGACCGAACAGGACATCGGGTCGGCGGCCCTGCTCGTCGGCTTCAAGCTCGTGCTGCAACCGGCCGTCACCTGGGTGATGGCGACGCTGGTGTTCGGCCTGTCGCCGCTGCTCACGCACACCGCCGTGCTTCTCGCCGCCCTTCCCACGGGAACGGGTCCCTTCATGCTGGCGGAGTTCTACCGGCGCGAGGCGAGCATGACTTCCAACGTCATCCTCGCGTCCACCATCGTGTCGGTCGTCACGCTCAGCCTCTATCTCGCCGTGGCGAGGTGA
- a CDS encoding IS1182 family transposase codes for MANRTFKAGDSREQPSLLPPRIEDYVGQQNPVRAIDSFVGALDLSKLGFRHADRAADEVGQPPYDPADLLKLYLYGYINQIRSSRRLEREACRNLELIWLLKNMKPGYRTIANFRKENWAALKAANRSFVLLLRDLGLIGGTFVAIDGALFHGNASKGSIFTQGKLAKQIAALDKEIEAYGKALEANDAEEAKRCAGPGDGSKGSGDVGEKVKELMARRERAQADLKNLETSDKGQLSKTDPDARLLSKGDQTIAGYNVQSVVDDKHTLIVASEVVNRNDAGHLHEMAKAAKEALDVETLQVAADAGYSTSEDLKACEDDGIVAYVPLHEGNGKLKEGRLSRKDFSYDANADAYRCPAGELLRPTEGRWTNTSGRIEIRYLARKAACAACPLSARCLAPKAPYRSIARWEHEDVLERHRMRMQSAEAATLMRRRSAIVEHPFGTLKCRAGYQHFLVRGFDKVRGEWSLMALCYNFTRVLSILGFDRFVAYLAEKTRIAGANLLAATLRAIRLALRPFRAKISLSLVVSAFRAAPAP; via the coding sequence ATGGCGAATCGGACGTTCAAGGCCGGCGACAGCCGGGAGCAACCCAGTCTTCTTCCTCCCCGGATTGAGGACTATGTCGGACAGCAGAATCCGGTGCGGGCGATCGACAGTTTCGTTGGCGCGCTCGACCTTTCAAAGCTCGGCTTCCGCCATGCGGATCGTGCCGCGGACGAAGTGGGGCAGCCGCCCTACGATCCGGCCGATCTGCTGAAGCTCTACCTTTACGGCTACATCAACCAGATCAGGTCGTCGCGGCGGTTGGAGCGGGAGGCCTGCCGCAATCTGGAGCTGATCTGGCTGTTGAAGAACATGAAGCCGGGCTATCGGACGATCGCCAACTTCCGCAAGGAGAACTGGGCGGCGCTCAAGGCCGCGAACCGCAGTTTCGTGCTGCTCCTGCGCGACCTCGGCCTGATCGGTGGGACCTTCGTTGCGATCGACGGGGCGCTATTCCATGGTAACGCCAGCAAGGGCAGCATCTTCACGCAAGGGAAGCTGGCCAAACAGATCGCCGCGTTGGACAAGGAGATCGAGGCTTATGGCAAGGCCCTTGAAGCCAACGATGCCGAGGAAGCCAAGCGATGTGCCGGTCCGGGAGATGGCAGCAAGGGCAGCGGCGATGTCGGCGAGAAGGTGAAGGAGCTGATGGCCCGGCGCGAGCGCGCGCAAGCCGACCTCAAGAACCTGGAGACAAGCGACAAGGGGCAACTCTCGAAGACCGATCCCGACGCAAGGCTTCTGAGCAAGGGCGACCAGACCATTGCGGGTTACAACGTGCAGAGCGTCGTTGACGACAAGCACACGCTCATCGTTGCCAGCGAGGTCGTCAACCGCAACGACGCGGGCCATCTTCATGAGATGGCAAAGGCGGCAAAAGAGGCCCTCGACGTCGAGACTCTGCAGGTGGCGGCCGATGCCGGCTATTCCACCAGCGAGGACCTGAAGGCCTGCGAGGATGACGGCATTGTTGCCTATGTGCCGCTGCACGAGGGCAATGGCAAGCTCAAGGAAGGCCGCCTCAGCCGCAAGGACTTCAGTTACGATGCGAACGCCGATGCCTACCGTTGCCCGGCCGGCGAGCTGCTGCGCCCGACGGAAGGGCGCTGGACGAACACGAGCGGCCGCATCGAGATCCGCTACCTGGCGCGCAAGGCGGCCTGCGCAGCATGTCCCCTGAGCGCGCGGTGTCTTGCCCCGAAGGCGCCTTACCGGAGCATCGCGCGCTGGGAACACGAGGACGTTCTCGAACGTCACCGCATGAGGATGCAAAGCGCCGAGGCTGCCACATTGATGCGCCGCCGTTCCGCCATCGTCGAGCACCCTTTCGGAACACTCAAATGCCGCGCCGGCTATCAGCACTTTCTCGTGCGCGGCTTCGACAAGGTCCGCGGCGAATGGAGCCTGATGGCGCTTTGCTACAACTTCACCCGCGTGCTCAGCATTCTCGGCTTCGACCGCTTCGTCGCGTACCTTGCAGAAAAGACGCGCATTGCCGGCGCAAACCTCCTTGCGGCCACTCTGCGCGCCATTCGGCTTGCTTTGCGGCCCTTCCGCGCCAAAATCTCGCTGTCGCTCGTCGTCAGTGCTTTCCGAGCCGCCCCAGCCCCTTAG
- the rnd gene encoding ribonuclease D gives MDLITTTSELAAVCDRLAKHKVITVDTEFLRETTYYPLLCVVQMASADEAVVIDALAPGIDLKPFFDLMSNEAVLKVFHAARQDIEIVWHLSGTIPHPIFDTQVAAMVLGYGDSIAYDQLVDRVTGHRPDKTHRFTDWSRRPLTNEQVLYAVSDVTHLREVFATLDADLKKRGRSDWVSEEMEILTSPKTYDFHPERAWERLKTRVRKPRELAVLIEVAAWREQEAQSRDVPRSRVLKDDAVGDIATHAPTSLEKLANLRSLPKGFERSKWGADIIAAVQRGLARDQASLPKLEKPRNNANGAATVELLKVLLRMTSERHAVASKVIATVDDLEQIAASDNADVGALHGWRRELFGEAALKLKHGQLALAIDKGRVVRVDRG, from the coding sequence ATGGATCTGATTACCACCACCTCCGAACTTGCGGCCGTCTGCGACCGCCTCGCCAAACACAAGGTCATCACCGTCGATACCGAGTTCCTGCGAGAGACCACCTATTACCCGCTGCTCTGCGTCGTGCAGATGGCGAGCGCGGACGAAGCCGTCGTGATCGACGCGCTGGCGCCGGGCATCGACCTCAAACCGTTCTTCGACCTGATGTCGAACGAGGCAGTGTTGAAGGTCTTTCACGCCGCGCGGCAGGACATCGAGATCGTCTGGCACCTCTCCGGCACCATTCCGCATCCGATCTTCGACACTCAGGTTGCCGCCATGGTGCTCGGCTACGGCGACAGCATCGCCTACGACCAGCTCGTCGACCGCGTGACCGGGCACCGCCCCGACAAGACCCACCGCTTCACCGACTGGTCGCGCCGCCCGCTGACCAACGAGCAGGTCCTCTATGCCGTCTCCGACGTCACCCATCTGCGCGAGGTGTTCGCGACGCTCGACGCCGACCTGAAGAAGCGCGGCCGCAGCGACTGGGTCAGCGAGGAGATGGAGATTCTGACCTCGCCGAAGACCTACGACTTCCACCCCGAGCGTGCCTGGGAGCGGCTCAAGACCCGCGTGCGCAAGCCGCGCGAGCTCGCCGTCCTGATCGAGGTCGCGGCCTGGCGCGAACAGGAAGCGCAGAGCCGCGACGTGCCGCGCTCGCGCGTGCTGAAGGACGACGCGGTCGGCGATATCGCAACCCATGCGCCGACGTCGCTCGAGAAGCTCGCCAATCTGCGCTCGCTGCCGAAGGGCTTCGAGCGCTCGAAATGGGGCGCGGATATCATCGCCGCCGTGCAGCGCGGGCTCGCGCGCGACCAGGCCTCGCTGCCGAAGCTGGAAAAGCCGCGCAACAATGCCAATGGCGCTGCCACCGTCGAGCTGTTGAAGGTGCTGCTGCGCATGACCTCGGAGCGGCACGCGGTTGCGAGCAAGGTGATCGCGACCGTCGACGATCTCGAGCAGATCGCGGCCAGCGACAATGCCGATGTCGGCGCCCTGCACGGCTGGCGTCGCGAATTGTTCGGCGAGGCCGCGTTGAAGCTGAAGCACGGCCAGCTCGCGCTCGCCATCGACAAGGGCCGCGTGGTGCGGGTCGACCGGGGGTAG
- a CDS encoding cold-shock protein, which produces MPKGTVKWFNPTKGYGFIKPAVGDKDVFVHISAVERAGLTTLNENQAIEYELVESRGKTSAENLKVN; this is translated from the coding sequence ATGCCGAAGGGTACCGTCAAGTGGTTCAACCCGACCAAGGGTTACGGGTTCATCAAGCCGGCAGTCGGAGACAAGGACGTGTTCGTTCACATCTCGGCGGTCGAACGCGCAGGCCTTACCACACTCAACGAGAACCAGGCGATCGAGTACGAGCTGGTGGAGAGCCGCGGCAAGACGTCGGCGGAAAATCTCAAGGTCAACTGA
- the purN gene encoding phosphoribosylglycinamide formyltransferase codes for MKRRVAILISGRGSNMAALIEAARAPDFPAEIVVVISNRADAAGLEKASAAGIPTAIVESKPFGKDRAGFEAVLQRALDEKQVELICLGGFMRLFTADFARRWYGRMLNIHPSLLPCFPGLDPHGQALRAGVKLSGATVHFVIPETDAGPIVMQGAVTVADDDTPETLAARVITIEHRIYPEALRLLASGRLELDGDRCKTLGSAASDRTLIAPMG; via the coding sequence ATGAAGCGCCGCGTCGCCATTCTGATCTCCGGCCGCGGCTCCAACATGGCCGCGCTGATCGAGGCCGCCAGGGCACCGGACTTTCCGGCCGAGATCGTGGTCGTGATCTCCAACCGCGCCGACGCCGCCGGGCTTGAGAAGGCGTCCGCAGCCGGCATTCCGACCGCTATCGTCGAGAGCAAGCCGTTCGGCAAGGATCGCGCCGGCTTCGAGGCGGTGCTGCAACGGGCGCTCGACGAAAAGCAGGTCGAGCTGATCTGCCTCGGCGGCTTCATGCGGCTGTTTACTGCCGATTTCGCGCGGCGCTGGTATGGCCGGATGCTCAACATCCACCCCTCGCTGCTGCCGTGTTTCCCCGGCCTCGATCCGCACGGCCAGGCGTTGCGCGCGGGCGTCAAGCTTTCCGGTGCGACGGTGCATTTCGTGATCCCGGAGACCGACGCGGGTCCGATCGTGATGCAGGGCGCGGTCACCGTCGCCGATGACGATACGCCCGAGACGCTCGCCGCGCGCGTCATCACAATCGAGCATCGCATCTACCCCGAGGCGCTGCGGCTGTTGGCGAGCGGCCGGCTGGAGCTGGACGGGGACCGCTGCAAGACGCTGGGCAGCGCCGCGTCCGATCGCACGTTGATCGCGCCGATGGGGTGA
- the purM gene encoding phosphoribosylformylglycinamidine cyclo-ligase — MTERKNGLTYADSGVDIDAGNRLVDLIKPMVRATARPGADAEIGGFGGLFDLKAAGFKDPVLVAATDGVGTKLKIAIETGIHGGIGVDLVAMSVNDLVVQGAEPLFFLDYFACGKLDPEATAAIVAGIAEGCRESGCALIGGETAEMPGLYKDGDYDLGGFAVGAAERGTLLPSADIAVGDAVIGLASSGVHSNGYSLVRKIVEQSRVPYDAPASFSPVMTLGAALLTPTRLYVKSCLRAIRETGAVKGLAHITGGGFTDNIPRVLPKHLGVGIDLSRLPVLPVFKWLAELGGIAELELLRTFNCGIGMIAIVKADAVDRVTEVFTASGETVAVLGEVIAAKDEHRVVYSGHLDLAQ, encoded by the coding sequence ATGACCGAGCGCAAAAACGGGCTCACTTACGCGGATTCGGGCGTCGACATCGACGCCGGCAATCGTCTGGTCGATCTGATCAAGCCGATGGTGCGGGCGACCGCACGCCCAGGCGCGGATGCCGAGATCGGCGGCTTCGGCGGCTTGTTCGACCTCAAGGCCGCCGGCTTCAAGGATCCCGTCCTGGTGGCGGCGACCGACGGCGTCGGCACCAAGCTCAAGATCGCGATCGAAACCGGCATCCACGGCGGCATCGGCGTCGACCTGGTCGCGATGTCGGTGAACGACCTTGTCGTGCAGGGCGCGGAACCGCTGTTCTTTCTCGACTATTTCGCCTGCGGCAAGCTCGATCCGGAGGCCACCGCCGCGATCGTCGCCGGCATCGCCGAAGGCTGCCGGGAATCCGGCTGCGCCCTGATCGGCGGTGAGACCGCCGAGATGCCGGGCCTCTACAAGGACGGCGACTACGACCTCGGCGGCTTTGCCGTCGGCGCGGCCGAGCGCGGCACCTTGCTGCCGAGCGCCGATATCGCCGTGGGCGACGCGGTGATCGGCTTGGCCTCCTCGGGCGTGCACTCCAACGGCTATTCGCTGGTGCGCAAGATCGTCGAGCAATCCAGGGTTCCCTACGATGCGCCGGCGTCGTTCTCGCCGGTGATGACGCTGGGCGCGGCGCTGCTGACGCCGACGCGGCTTTACGTGAAATCCTGCCTGCGCGCGATCCGCGAGACCGGCGCGGTGAAGGGCCTCGCCCATATCACCGGCGGCGGCTTCACCGACAACATCCCGCGTGTGCTGCCCAAGCATCTCGGCGTTGGCATCGATCTGTCGCGGCTGCCGGTCCTGCCGGTGTTCAAATGGCTGGCGGAGCTGGGCGGCATCGCCGAGCTCGAGCTGCTGCGCACCTTCAACTGCGGCATCGGCATGATCGCGATCGTCAAGGCTGATGCGGTCGACCGGGTAACCGAGGTCTTCACCGCAAGCGGCGAGACCGTGGCTGTCCTCGGCGAGGTGATCGCGGCCAAGGACGAGCATCGCGTGGTCTACAGCGGTCATCTCGATCTCGCCCAATGA
- a CDS encoding CDP-alcohol phosphatidyltransferase family protein gives MSIPNIITLGRIILVPVIVWAIVSSQMEIAFAIFVIAGVSDAVDGFLAKRFNMTSELGALLDPLADKALLVSIYVSLGIWGAVPRWLVILVVSRDIMIVSAVIVSWLFDKPVEMKPLMVSKLNTVAQVAFAALVLASLGFGFQPHPYDLILMGLVTIFTLVSVSLYLVEWLRHMSTIEAR, from the coding sequence TTGAGCATTCCGAACATCATTACCCTCGGCCGCATCATCTTGGTGCCGGTGATCGTCTGGGCCATCGTCTCCAGCCAGATGGAGATCGCGTTTGCGATCTTCGTGATCGCCGGGGTCTCGGACGCGGTCGACGGGTTTCTTGCCAAGCGCTTCAACATGACGAGCGAGCTTGGCGCCCTGCTCGATCCGCTCGCCGACAAGGCGTTGCTGGTGTCGATCTATGTTTCGCTCGGAATCTGGGGCGCGGTGCCGCGCTGGCTCGTGATCCTCGTCGTGTCGCGCGATATCATGATCGTGTCCGCCGTGATTGTGTCATGGTTGTTCGACAAGCCGGTCGAGATGAAGCCGCTGATGGTGTCGAAGCTCAACACGGTGGCGCAGGTCGCGTTCGCGGCGCTGGTGCTGGCCTCGCTCGGCTTCGGCTTTCAGCCGCACCCCTACGACCTGATCCTGATGGGGCTGGTCACGATCTTTACTTTGGTTTCGGTGTCCCTCTATCTCGTGGAGTGGCTGCGGCACATGAGCACGATCGAAGCCCGATAG
- a CDS encoding DnaA/Hda family protein, with protein sequence MAGSVQPRQLALALPHEERLTRDDFLEGPANEAALTLVDRWPDWPNRIMLLVGPEGSGKSHLAAIWAEHAGARSTSAHALTADAVPGALVTGALVLEDLRPSDFDERAMFHLMNLARQDDAFVLLTARVPPSAFEIDLRDLRSRLRAVPTVTLLPPDDQLFRGLIVKFCADRQMTVDEQIVSYLTTRIERSYAAVRQAVELLDTEALRLGRPVTRALAAELLRDA encoded by the coding sequence GTGGCTGGTAGCGTTCAACCTCGTCAATTGGCCCTGGCGCTGCCGCACGAGGAAAGACTGACGCGTGACGACTTCCTTGAGGGGCCGGCCAACGAAGCCGCGTTGACGCTCGTCGACCGCTGGCCGGACTGGCCGAACCGCATCATGCTGCTGGTCGGGCCGGAGGGCTCCGGCAAGAGCCACCTCGCCGCGATCTGGGCCGAGCACGCCGGCGCACGCTCGACCTCGGCGCACGCGCTCACTGCGGATGCCGTACCCGGCGCGCTGGTGACCGGCGCGCTGGTGCTTGAAGACCTCAGGCCGTCGGATTTCGACGAGCGCGCGATGTTCCACCTGATGAATCTCGCGCGCCAGGATGATGCCTTCGTGCTGCTGACGGCCCGCGTACCGCCGTCGGCCTTCGAGATCGACCTGCGCGACCTGCGTTCGCGGCTCCGCGCGGTGCCGACGGTGACACTGCTGCCGCCCGACGACCAGCTGTTCCGCGGCCTGATCGTGAAATTCTGCGCCGACCGCCAGATGACCGTGGACGAGCAGATCGTGAGCTACCTGACCACCCGGATCGAGCGCTCCTATGCCGCCGTCCGGCAAGCGGTCGAGCTGTTGGACACCGAGGCGCTCCGGCTCGGCCGGCCGGTCACCCGGGCACTGGCGGCGGAGTTGTTGCGCGATGCCTGA